One window of the Thermococcus sp. P6 genome contains the following:
- a CDS encoding CBS domain-containing protein — protein MEAESALESLHSLILKDIMPKIETMPVVTSDTDVINVLKVLRSRHHVWVVEDRESMELVGVIRYLDVIDVLLSPDTHNFKLGMTSRSLKSLLGGATRAGDIAERYVLTIEEDATVLDALKKMRRYRIQVLAVVKDGRLVGEISLRILINELLRLLRVGGTQWKP, from the coding sequence ATGGAGGCCGAATCTGCCCTTGAAAGCCTTCATTCCCTAATCTTAAAAGACATCATGCCGAAAATCGAGACGATGCCGGTTGTTACCTCTGATACGGACGTCATCAACGTCCTCAAGGTACTGAGGAGCAGACACCACGTCTGGGTCGTCGAGGACAGGGAGAGCATGGAGCTCGTGGGCGTCATCAGGTACCTGGACGTTATAGACGTTCTCCTTTCACCGGATACCCACAACTTCAAACTGGGTATGACGAGCAGGAGCCTGAAGTCACTGCTCGGTGGCGCCACCAGGGCCGGGGATATAGCGGAGAGGTACGTCCTCACGATAGAGGAAGACGCCACCGTCCTTGATGCCCTGAAGAAGATGCGCAGGTACAGGATACAGGTGCTGGCGGTCGTGAAGGATGGAAGACTCGTTGGTGAGATAAGCCTGCGCATACTCATAAACGAACTTCTGAGACTTCTCAGGGTGGGTGGGACCCAATGGAAACCGTAA
- a CDS encoding cation:proton antiporter — protein sequence METVTWLLFTIGISLILAKIGDSLIERFRLPGVLGELIMGMILGNIVYFGVVSPQYLPIVSGEGFTTDATVVSSFLAKLGIVFLLFLGALDADIEQLKKTGLTATVSTVLGVFVPLVMGWFALMELGYPSREAFAGGVLLTATSIGLTVRVMMDLGVLKSEVGAASMSASVMDDFLGIALIIFAVGSGSLIELSLKIVAFFVITGVLWWYLVDHYVRFAERLHVEKGVLGSVLGMMFLFAALAEGWFAAAIEGAFMMGLVLSKLPEGKRIMEDVKAIGYGLLIPFFFVHTGAMLNLTVFEKASALLLAGVLTTVAVVGKVFGRGLGAWLTAWGRGREFLFREENFWMSLQMGIGSIPRTEVALVDLMVAIHGGAIKPQDAPDFIAATLIFITVSVLITPPLLKWAFRREIKTASEEKVARKVERIRETKKRIQEIKGRR from the coding sequence ATGGAAACCGTAACGTGGCTTCTGTTCACCATAGGGATCTCCCTGATCCTTGCGAAGATTGGAGACAGCCTAATAGAACGATTCCGGCTACCGGGCGTTCTGGGAGAGCTAATAATGGGCATGATCCTCGGAAACATCGTCTATTTTGGTGTGGTCTCTCCGCAGTACCTTCCCATAGTGAGCGGCGAGGGCTTTACAACCGATGCGACGGTGGTTTCCAGCTTTCTGGCCAAGCTGGGCATAGTGTTCCTCCTCTTCCTCGGTGCCCTCGATGCCGACATCGAACAGCTCAAGAAAACCGGACTTACCGCAACGGTCTCCACGGTTCTGGGCGTCTTCGTGCCCCTGGTCATGGGCTGGTTTGCCCTCATGGAGCTTGGATACCCCAGCAGGGAGGCCTTCGCTGGAGGCGTTTTGCTGACGGCCACGAGCATCGGGCTAACCGTCCGCGTTATGATGGATCTTGGCGTTCTCAAGAGCGAGGTCGGTGCGGCTTCCATGAGTGCGAGCGTCATGGACGACTTCCTCGGTATAGCCCTCATTATATTCGCGGTCGGGAGTGGAAGTCTGATCGAGCTCAGCCTGAAGATCGTAGCCTTCTTCGTGATAACGGGCGTTCTCTGGTGGTATCTTGTTGACCACTACGTAAGGTTCGCCGAGAGGCTCCACGTTGAGAAGGGCGTGCTGGGGAGCGTACTGGGGATGATGTTCCTCTTCGCGGCTCTGGCCGAGGGCTGGTTCGCGGCGGCCATCGAAGGTGCGTTCATGATGGGCCTCGTGCTCTCGAAGCTCCCGGAGGGTAAGCGCATCATGGAGGACGTCAAGGCCATAGGCTACGGTCTGCTCATACCCTTCTTCTTCGTCCACACGGGTGCGATGCTTAACCTGACGGTCTTCGAGAAAGCCAGCGCCCTGCTTCTCGCGGGAGTTCTAACGACCGTTGCCGTCGTTGGAAAGGTCTTTGGAAGGGGTTTGGGAGCATGGCTGACCGCGTGGGGTCGTGGCAGGGAGTTCCTATTCAGGGAGGAGAACTTCTGGATGTCGCTCCAGATGGGCATCGGCTCGATTCCGAGGACTGAGGTGGCCCTCGTTGACCTGATGGTGGCGATACACGGGGGTGCTATAAAGCCTCAGGATGCCCCGGATTTCATAGCCGCGACTCTGATATTCATAACGGTCTCCGTGCTGATAACACCACCACTCCTCAAGTGGGCCTTCAGGAGGGAGATCAAAACGGCTTCCGAGGAAAAGGTTGCGAGGAAGGTGGAGAGAATCAGGGAAACAAAGAAGAGGATACAGGAGATAAAGGGCCGGCGCTGA
- a CDS encoding TIGR00375 family protein, translated as MFVDADLHIHSRYSRAVSKAMTFPNLAENAGLKGLQMVGTGDILNPRWEEELLKYARKVDEGTYEKKGVRFLLTAEVEDNRRVHHLLIFPNLSTVGEMRERLKRYSGDIETEGRPRVNLSAADIADLANELEVLIGPAHAFTPWTALYKEYDSIREAYGGARVDFLELGLSADSEMADRIKAHHRLTYLSNSDAHSPQPHRLGREFNRFEIQEATFEEVRKAILRRGGRKIVLNAGLDPRLGKYHLTACSRCYTKYKLEDAQRLGWRCELCGGIIKKGVHDRILELADTEEKPEDRPPYLHLAPLAEIIAMVLNKGVNTKSVKSVWARLLKEFGSEIRVLVDVPVEGIASVIGDDIAKAIWAFRNEKLIVIPGGGGKYGEIRLPEEVKTAKLEDLENIEVKKENVYYKPKQSSILSFLKKN; from the coding sequence ATGTTCGTTGATGCGGACCTTCACATACATTCCCGCTATTCAAGGGCCGTTTCAAAGGCAATGACGTTTCCCAACCTCGCCGAAAACGCGGGGCTTAAGGGCCTGCAAATGGTGGGCACCGGAGACATACTGAACCCGAGGTGGGAGGAAGAACTTTTAAAATACGCCCGGAAGGTGGATGAGGGGACCTACGAAAAGAAGGGGGTTCGCTTCCTCCTCACCGCCGAGGTCGAGGATAATAGAAGGGTGCACCACCTCCTTATCTTCCCGAACCTATCGACCGTCGGGGAGATGCGTGAGAGGTTAAAGCGCTATTCCGGCGATATTGAAACCGAGGGACGGCCGAGGGTCAACCTTTCGGCGGCTGATATAGCAGACCTTGCCAACGAGCTGGAGGTTCTGATAGGACCGGCTCACGCCTTCACGCCGTGGACGGCGCTCTACAAGGAGTACGACAGCATTCGAGAAGCGTACGGAGGGGCGAGGGTGGACTTCCTCGAGCTCGGTCTTTCCGCCGACAGCGAGATGGCGGACAGAATTAAGGCCCACCACCGCTTGACCTATCTCTCAAATTCTGATGCCCATTCTCCCCAGCCCCACCGCCTCGGGAGGGAATTCAACCGCTTTGAAATCCAGGAGGCAACCTTTGAGGAGGTGAGAAAGGCCATCCTCAGGAGGGGTGGAAGAAAAATCGTTCTCAACGCCGGCTTGGATCCGAGGCTGGGGAAGTATCATCTCACCGCCTGTTCAAGGTGCTACACGAAGTACAAACTTGAAGACGCCCAGAGGCTTGGGTGGAGGTGTGAGCTCTGCGGGGGGATTATAAAGAAGGGCGTTCACGACAGGATCCTCGAGCTTGCCGACACGGAAGAAAAACCCGAGGATAGGCCCCCTTACCTTCATCTCGCTCCTCTGGCTGAGATAATTGCGATGGTTCTCAATAAGGGGGTTAACACAAAATCCGTAAAAAGCGTATGGGCGCGGCTCTTAAAGGAGTTTGGAAGTGAGATCAGGGTTCTCGTTGACGTCCCTGTGGAGGGCATAGCATCGGTTATTGGAGATGATATAGCAAAAGCAATCTGGGCTTTTAGGAATGAGAAGCTTATCGTCATCCCCGGCGGCGGGGGGAAGTACGGGGAGATAAGACTGCCGGAAGAGGTCAAAACGGCAAAACTCGAAGATCTCGAAAACATCGAGGTTAAAAAGGAGAACGTGTATTATAAACCAAAGCAGAGTTCAATCCTGAGTTTTTTGAAGAAAAACTAA
- a CDS encoding thiamine-phosphate kinase, which yields MEGDIIELFMRHLRLQGDLPLGDDAGAVRLGNEWLVATNDMLVRKTDVPDLMTPEQVGFKVFTMNVSDIAAMGAKPVGFLFSLGVPKDLDLAYLEGIARGIARASEFYETPILSADTNEADDLIIDGMALGRAERLLTRGGAKVGDLVCVTGDVGRALAGLLLWKKGIEAPMGFYEKLLEPKARVKEGAVLGGHASAAIDISDGMSKELHLIAQMSGVKILIDAERIPIREEVFEVAEFLGIDPLRVALASGEEFELIFTLPEERLDELDFNFTVVGKVERGEGVYLRRNGRVERMPLLGWEHLSGSIENGV from the coding sequence TTGGAGGGGGATATAATCGAGCTCTTTATGAGGCACCTCAGGCTTCAGGGAGACCTGCCGCTGGGCGATGACGCCGGGGCGGTGAGGCTGGGCAACGAATGGCTCGTGGCGACGAACGATATGCTCGTGAGGAAAACCGACGTACCTGATTTAATGACGCCCGAGCAGGTCGGCTTTAAGGTCTTTACCATGAACGTCAGCGATATAGCCGCCATGGGGGCTAAACCAGTAGGCTTCCTCTTCTCCCTCGGCGTCCCGAAGGATCTTGACTTGGCTTACCTCGAAGGGATTGCAAGGGGAATTGCCCGAGCGTCCGAATTCTACGAAACGCCCATCTTGAGTGCGGATACAAACGAGGCCGATGACCTGATAATTGACGGAATGGCCCTCGGAAGGGCTGAAAGGTTGCTCACGAGGGGCGGGGCAAAGGTTGGGGATCTTGTCTGCGTAACGGGTGACGTGGGAAGGGCACTGGCCGGGTTGCTCCTGTGGAAGAAGGGCATCGAGGCTCCCATGGGGTTCTACGAGAAGCTTCTCGAACCGAAGGCGAGGGTTAAGGAGGGGGCCGTTTTAGGCGGGCACGCCAGTGCCGCAATCGATATAAGCGACGGCATGAGCAAAGAGTTACACCTGATCGCTCAAATGAGTGGCGTTAAGATTTTAATCGATGCCGAGAGAATTCCCATAAGGGAGGAAGTCTTTGAGGTCGCTGAGTTTTTGGGGATCGATCCCCTTAGGGTTGCCCTCGCGAGCGGGGAGGAGTTTGAACTGATATTCACCCTTCCGGAAGAACGTCTGGATGAGCTTGACTTCAACTTCACGGTTGTAGGCAAGGTTGAAAGGGGAGAAGGGGTCTACCTGAGGAGGAACGGAAGAGTTGAGAGGATGCCCCTTTTGGGATGGGAGCATCTATCCGGATCAATCGAAAATGGGGTATAA
- a CDS encoding AbrB/MazE/SpoVT family DNA-binding domain-containing protein, whose amino-acid sequence MITTKVSSKGQIVLPKSIREKFGISPGDEVEILEFGGEIVIVPLKGKRLRGLVKFEESVRHILRESREEEEELEERK is encoded by the coding sequence ATGATAACTACAAAAGTTTCCTCAAAGGGGCAAATTGTCTTACCAAAGAGCATCAGGGAAAAGTTCGGGATATCCCCGGGAGACGAGGTGGAGATCCTCGAGTTCGGTGGTGAGATAGTCATCGTGCCCCTGAAGGGCAAAAGGCTCAGGGGGCTGGTAAAGTTCGAGGAGTCTGTCAGGCATATCCTTAGAGAATCCAGGGAGGAAGAGGAAGAACTGGAGGAACGGAAATGA
- a CDS encoding type II toxin-antitoxin system VapC family toxin: MKAVLDSYAVLAYIADEEGADRVEEYLKLSKEGKIELYMNAVNLGEVYYIIARRKNVDTADIAIALLKKEPINIVPADERLSLIAGRIKAFHRLSYADAFAVATALDLNATLLTGDDEFRSVEGIIEVEWL; encoded by the coding sequence ATGAAAGCCGTACTCGACAGCTACGCGGTTCTTGCTTATATAGCTGATGAGGAAGGAGCGGACAGGGTTGAGGAGTACCTGAAACTCTCAAAGGAGGGAAAAATCGAGCTCTACATGAATGCTGTCAACCTCGGTGAAGTGTATTACATAATCGCACGGAGGAAGAACGTTGATACCGCCGACATCGCCATCGCGCTCCTAAAGAAGGAGCCAATAAATATCGTCCCCGCTGACGAAAGACTCTCTTTGATCGCCGGAAGAATAAAGGCATTTCACAGACTCAGTTACGCCGATGCCTTTGCTGTCGCGACGGCCCTGGATCTCAACGCCACACTCCTAACGGGAGACGACGAATTCCGGAGCGTTGAGGGTATAATAGAGGTTGAGTGGCTTTAA
- a CDS encoding ATP-binding cassette domain-containing protein: protein MPLIEVNNVKKYYGDVRGVENLSFEVEEGEIYGFLGPNGAGKTTTVKVLVRIIRDYTGDVRVFGKDLKEWGKDYYNKIGVSFEFPALYSRLTALENLEFFASFYGKHLDPMEVLKMVGLR, encoded by the coding sequence ATGCCCCTCATTGAGGTTAATAACGTTAAGAAGTATTACGGCGATGTTAGAGGCGTGGAGAACCTAAGCTTTGAGGTCGAAGAAGGGGAAATCTACGGTTTTCTCGGGCCCAACGGTGCGGGGAAAACGACCACGGTAAAGGTACTGGTCAGGATCATCAGGGACTACACCGGCGACGTGAGGGTTTTTGGAAAGGACCTGAAGGAGTGGGGCAAGGACTACTACAACAAAATCGGCGTTTCATTTGAGTTTCCGGCCCTTTACTCAAGGCTAACCGCCCTCGAAAACCTCGAGTTCTTCGCATCCTTCTACGGGAAACATCTCGATCCCATGGAAGTCCTCAAGATGGTGGGTCTCCGATAA
- a CDS encoding AAA family ATPase, which translates to MVAGFSKGMKKKLDLVRALLPDPEILFLDEPLEGLDPASARKIKDLLLGMKENGKTIFLTTHNMYVADELCDRVAFIVDGAVRLVDNPKELKVKMGKRLVRVEYIDGDVKVREFPIEGIGRNREFLEVIKNHEVRRINTEEPTLEEIFLKVTGRRLV; encoded by the coding sequence CTGGTTGCGGGGTTCTCAAAGGGTATGAAGAAGAAACTCGATCTCGTGAGGGCTCTTTTACCCGATCCTGAAATACTGTTCCTCGACGAGCCCCTCGAAGGTCTGGATCCCGCGAGTGCGAGAAAAATCAAGGATTTACTGCTCGGGATGAAAGAAAATGGAAAAACCATCTTCCTGACCACGCACAACATGTACGTAGCAGACGAGCTCTGCGACAGGGTGGCTTTCATAGTTGACGGCGCTGTAAGGCTCGTGGACAATCCGAAAGAGCTCAAGGTTAAGATGGGGAAAAGGCTGGTCAGGGTGGAATACATCGATGGTGATGTTAAGGTCAGGGAGTTCCCGATTGAGGGAATCGGCCGGAACAGAGAGTTCCTCGAGGTTATCAAAAATCATGAAGTACGCAGAATCAACACCGAGGAGCCCACCCTTGAAGAGATCTTCCTCAAAGTAACGGGGAGGAGACTTGTATGA
- a CDS encoding ABC transporter permease has product MMRNIIRTNLVLGVRSYVYPIYVLIGLAYGLMLMVFPEQYLPTMVPVFILFEPGLVGFMFVGTEIFAEKKDGAIGALSVTPIDWRSYIVAKTLIMGLLSVVGAVLIMMVGTRSLEGVSYVIIGAFLVSIVYTLLGIGISAKYHDLDDYFVPIMVVLIVSLLPFAHYHGYLTNGIWKVLYLIPSYPGIYFFRAPFEDIPAKTLALSTAALLLWAVIAYYVAKIRFYKYAVEGLR; this is encoded by the coding sequence ATGATGCGGAACATAATCAGGACGAACCTCGTCCTTGGAGTGAGAAGCTACGTTTACCCGATATACGTGCTGATAGGACTGGCCTACGGGCTGATGCTGATGGTATTTCCCGAGCAGTACCTTCCCACCATGGTGCCGGTTTTCATACTCTTTGAGCCCGGGCTCGTGGGTTTTATGTTCGTGGGGACTGAAATCTTCGCCGAAAAGAAAGACGGTGCAATAGGCGCTCTATCCGTTACGCCAATAGACTGGAGGAGTTACATCGTCGCCAAAACCCTCATCATGGGCCTGTTATCGGTCGTCGGTGCAGTTCTGATAATGATGGTTGGAACGAGGTCCCTCGAAGGCGTCTCCTACGTAATAATCGGCGCGTTCCTCGTTTCAATCGTTTACACTCTCCTTGGAATAGGAATCTCCGCAAAATACCACGATCTGGACGACTACTTCGTTCCGATAATGGTGGTTCTGATAGTTTCGCTCCTTCCCTTCGCCCACTACCATGGATACCTTACAAACGGGATCTGGAAGGTTCTCTACCTCATCCCGAGCTACCCGGGGATCTACTTCTTCAGGGCGCCCTTCGAGGACATACCAGCGAAGACGCTCGCCCTTTCCACAGCCGCCCTGCTTCTCTGGGCGGTCATAGCGTATTACGTGGCTAAAATAAGGTTCTACAAATACGCCGTGGAGGGATTGAGATGA
- a CDS encoding ABC transporter permease: MSFVKKFGAIYKTDLKLLRRDPMLLYSLAMIFVLLFIVRYFKERVGVYYPLLALLTLIFIPMILGMVPGFMMADEKEDKTIQALQVIPLSSEAFLAYRLTWASITTAVLTAVSPKILDVELSQRGLLALGVLFILEVWIFGLLITVFSESRMQALTVSKIIGWFLFLPPLIKLVVVWRNLSTDWSRFTAFLPTYWLYKAFEGIPKGDYGDLPVAIAVHLVWLIPLVVLFKRRIL; this comes from the coding sequence ATGAGTTTTGTGAAAAAATTTGGGGCTATATACAAAACGGACCTTAAGCTTTTGCGGAGGGACCCGATGCTCCTCTACAGCCTTGCCATGATATTCGTCCTCCTCTTCATCGTCCGTTACTTCAAGGAGCGCGTTGGGGTTTACTACCCGCTTCTGGCACTGCTGACGCTGATATTCATCCCCATGATACTTGGCATGGTGCCGGGTTTCATGATGGCGGACGAGAAGGAGGATAAGACCATACAGGCCCTGCAGGTAATCCCCCTCTCGAGCGAGGCGTTTTTGGCCTACAGGCTTACGTGGGCCTCCATAACCACGGCGGTGCTAACCGCGGTATCCCCAAAAATCCTCGATGTAGAGCTATCACAGAGGGGCCTTCTTGCTCTGGGTGTTCTCTTCATCCTCGAGGTCTGGATTTTCGGGCTTCTGATAACGGTGTTTTCCGAGTCCAGAATGCAGGCGTTGACGGTTTCCAAAATCATCGGATGGTTTCTGTTTCTTCCGCCGCTGATAAAGCTCGTCGTGGTGTGGAGGAACCTTTCGACCGACTGGAGCAGATTTACGGCGTTTTTACCAACCTACTGGCTCTATAAGGCCTTTGAAGGTATTCCTAAAGGGGATTACGGCGACCTTCCGGTGGCCATAGCGGTCCATCTGGTGTGGCTGATTCCCCTCGTTGTTCTCTTCAAAAGAAGGATTCTCTGA